The following proteins come from a genomic window of Acidimicrobiales bacterium:
- a CDS encoding metalloregulator ArsR/SmtB family transcription factor, translated as MHEAKATLFRVLGHPARVRVLELLRDGERSVGSLQAELDLDSGGMSQHLSSLRRIGLVQSRREGTTVYYRVDDARVFDLLAAGRDIITHQIAAQQSILRDLKRS; from the coding sequence GTGCACGAGGCCAAGGCCACCCTCTTCCGCGTGTTGGGCCACCCGGCCCGGGTCCGGGTGCTGGAGTTACTGCGTGACGGCGAGCGTTCAGTGGGCAGCTTGCAGGCCGAGCTAGACCTGGACTCGGGTGGCATGTCCCAGCATCTCTCGTCGTTGCGGCGCATCGGTTTGGTCCAGTCCCGCCGAGAGGGGACCACCGTGTACTACCGGGTCGATGACGCCCGGGTGTTCGATCTCCTCGCGGCCGGTCGCGACATAATCACGCATCAGATCGCCGCTCAACAGTCGATCCTGCGCGACCTCAAGCGCTCGTGA